CATGGGTTTTTCAGTGTCAAAGCTTGTACCGacatctagagagcagggtggccagtATAAGAGATGTTTCTGAAATGAAGTAAACACTTGTTTTACTCccatatttattgaaaatgtactaaaaaaataaaaaatgaccacTTCAGCTGTCCAATGATAAGGCTGTCGATAGATTTTAAAAACGAACTCGAGGTGGATGTAACATTATTCTGTTATTCAGACAAGTGGACATCAAACACGCCAAATATCAGCCTGGCTGAGATATCAATCTGTCACTACTCGGTAATACATTTCATACTTAATAGACACAAAAGGTTCGAGGACAATCGTAAAGTAATTTTTCTGTCTGCACTGAAATACTGGCTGAACTGACAAAATCACAGCCAAACAGAACTTTGGACCAAAGGCATTTCACTGTGGGTCAATTTGGCTACCAAGCATGACAAGACGAAAATAGAAACCAACTGACCAACAAAATTTCTTGTCAGGCGACTGTTTGTAAACAGAAGACATTTGCTTCACTGATAGTGATTAACATTGCTGTGTTGTCATGTTTGTGTTCTTTCATCAGGGTTTTGGTTGGTCTTGACACTCATCATCATTCTGGGCTGCTGCTGCCTGTGTCACCACCGCAGAGCCAAACACAGACTGCAGCAGCAGCAACGGCAGCACGAGATCAACCTCATCGCTTACAGAGAAGCCCATAACTACACCTCTCTACCCTTCTACTTCAGTCTGTACCCGctttattactctctctctcactctgcctcTACCCCATTCTAACTCGATTATCTGTCCTTCTGCTTTTCTAGCAGCTAACCcacttttcttaaagggatagttcacccaaaatcgaaaatgttgttgtcatttactcaccctcatgttgttccaaacctgtatgactttcagtcttctgtggaacttaaaaggagatgttaggcagaatgttaacctcagtcaccattgactttcagtgcatcttttttccatacaatgaaagtgaatggtgactaagaccaGCATTGTgcctccctttgtgttccatggatgcaagaaggtcacacaggtttggaacaacatgagtaaatgatgagagaattttcattttgggctgaactaaccctttaataataatacatacagtactgtgcaaaagttttaggcacttatgaaaaatgttgcatagtgaggatgtcttcaaaaataatgataattagttttcatttatcaattaacatcatataaagtccaggaaacataaaaaaaaaagctaaatcaatattcggtgtgaccacctttgcctttaaaacagcaccaattctcctaggcacacctggacacagtttttcttggttgttctgtctctttatgtaatctcagactgatacgatgttcagtgggggggctttgtgggggccatgacatctgttgcagggctccctgttcttctattctaatcttttctatttgcaaaagtaatgtttgggagtctaacatttatatttcctattgacacacttaagcttaatatataaataaccatcttaagacaaatgcttttgtgaaacatcttatgtgcctaagacttttgcgcagtactgtatatgataactaaagcttgttttggatgtcaCAGTGGATCAGATTATGTTTTAAATGCAAGTCACTAATCATCCCTAATTATCTGTCTTCCTCTCCTCCAGGGTTTCTGCCTGGCTACCTCTTACCTGCCTATGAGGAAGTCGAGAACAGACCACCGACACCCCCGCCTCCATACAGTGCCTCTCAGCCAGGCCAGTCCACCAGCCCTGTCCCCCTGTGCTCTGAACAACCAGATGAGCTCTGCCCAGCACTGCAGTGCAGCCCTGTTGCCTCTGCATCGGAGAACTGTTCCCCAGGGCCATGCATCGAGCAGCCCCACTCTCCCACCTCACACTGCCCCACCAGAAACACCCACAAACCGTACCTCAGCCTAGAAGAGGACGAGCAACTCCAGCAGGTAGCATGTGCTACCTCACACAGCCTGGTCAAACAAAGCAGTGAGGATCTGACTAAAGCTGGAGAGCAAGGCTTGGACTGTTCTCCTGACATCAACGACAAAACTCCAGGGCGTCATAGGCGCTTCACGGGTGACTCTGGGATTGAGGTATGTGTGTGCAGCCAGGGGCCCGGGGACGgagaggaggaagaagagatgAAAGAGCTAGTAGGGCATTTGGAAGGAGGGTTGCTTGAGGAGCAGGACTTCTGTGATAGCTGCAACCCCCGCAGTAGTAGCCCTCATGGTTTAGGGGTCGAGGAGCAGGGCCTGGCTACCTCAGACAGGGAGCCTCAGCGACCCCCGGTCTGCCTTCATTTGCACACCATCAATGAACAGGAGGGTCAGCATCATGGCAACCATGATCCTCAGAGTTGAGCACAACCAGTTCCAGCAGAGACTTGTTTTACACTGCTGGTTCCCTTTACTTTTTCAATGTACATCAGTTTTTGTACTGTCAGCAGTGTCACTTTGGGTGTacttctttgtgtgtgtgaaagagagagtgtgttttaGGAGGGTGTTAATGTGCAAATCCTTTACGGTTTTTATGGATTAATAGGATAATCTAATAAAGACATTAATAGGTCTGTTGCCTCAAAGAGAGGTCACGATCAAAGCCACAGGGGAAATTCTGTTCCCCGGTTTATAGCCTTATTGAGTTGTCACACAGCTCTGAATGTCATGCCTGTAGATTTGGATGCTTTTCCTTGGTTTTTGGAGGCAGATTGCCTCCTGCTGAGACCTATTAGTTCatcaaaaaaggaaaattgtcagtttgctcaccctcatgttgtttttcttctgtgaaacacgcAGATAAAAGGAGACATGTTAATGAATATCCCAGTCCATCTTTTGATTTCAATGACAGTCATTAtttacataagtcagcataaaagtaatcgataagCGATATactaggtgtgagtgagaaatagatcaatatctaagtctttttttactctaaattctccaccctgctcagtcaatctccactttaactttcacattcttcttcttgtgtttttggtgattcacattcttcatgcattttgCCCCCTACTGGCaaaggagaagaatttctagcaaaaaaggacttaaagctacactatgtaacttttggccctctagcggttaaaaaataaaactgcatgtgtcttgcggaagaacattgttatggtaatgacgtaagttgtggttcggctctgttcctctgcgtggatgaatgtggtttgaggcatCGATTTAGACAAGGATACAGGGAATCTTATCAGaatgaatggacaaataaataacgaaagaaaggaaaagacggatatccaaaaacatgtcatctgagcaggtaagtgccatatcttatgctgttgttttgacattggaaacattgatgttttgaaataaatgacgttactaaatttaggcaacgttcgttaacataAGACATAACGTTTGCTAATCTGGTAAGGTCAAACGTTGttatgtttttataactgcaggatagtctggccaaatagaccacggaagtaactaatttatagattgtcataattaccaaccagtggtcaacatcatttcaagactcacatgtccttggctagcctaggactaaaggatttatttatataaattattgccgttataataaaaaatacacatgcTTGCTAGCAAGTTAAAAGTTCTGCACCACTTACATTAAAAtgattgtatttcactacacacacacagttgtgtgattacacaattatacataaaccatatcaataaaatattttacctgttgagtaagaaaaaagctaTCTCTCattcgcttttaaatcctttcagatctcggagttgtcgccacctctgaaaagccaagccgatgttgattcgagttttattacggactctgtctctttccctttttgcttgaagactctgctctgttcagggtttctttgtttttacaactagtgattccccagaggtttgccgttttgaatgatccatggtcaatttttctcgttcgttgtaacacaaacaaactttcagcttcagctactcccacaccatacacacgctaaagtagccggagcttattgtctctgtgtacggatatgacgtcaacacacaCGGGCAAATGAAGGATGTATGTAATTTCCTGCTAAATCAGtctcgacagctctaaaatataaattattattataggtttatcaaagtgtatttgggtaaagacatggtttagaaaatggatttttgttgcactcaatttttttttttttttttttttttacaacaaaaaaaagttacatagtgtagctttaaatattgatctgtttctcacccacacttgtcatatcacttatgaagatatagattaaaaccctggagtcatatggattacttttctgatgcctttgtgctttttggattgacaaaatattggcacccattcacttgcattgcatggacctgcagagctgaaatattcttctaaaaatcataatttgtgttctgcagaagaaagaaagtcatacacatctgggatggcatgagggtgagtaaatgatgagagaatcttcatttttggttgaattatccctttaagcttaaAAGCGAGTCCACTGCCAttatattgaaaagatggactgggatattcattaaaatatctacttttgtgttgTGAAGAAGAAAATTGACATACATGTacattacataatttttatttttctgagaactatttctttaaggtcaGAGTTAAATTATCTGTGGTTGTTTTTGGTCtaacatttttatcattaatgtaatttaaaatacttGCTCTCTCAAAGGGACAAGATTACACAGTGCAAACAAATTCCCAGAAAAAAGGGTAGTGTCATGACAGAGCAGTCTACTGACAATTCAGAGCTTTAATTGTCTTTTTgctgttgatttttttgtttttgttttttactttaaccCCAAAATGTTTGTCTGGAATATCACTGCATGATGCTATTCAGAAAAATGAAAGCAAGTCACCTAAAAGTGCCCCCTACCTTGCAGTTAAACTTGATAGggttgtcattttgtttgttttgtcctgTTCTTGTATTACATGGTTTTGACTTGATCCAAAACTAAGCTATATTTTGCATGATTATTTACATAGATCCACAAGCTGATATCCACAGTTGTTGTTATACCACACGCTTTCAAGTAGTGAAATTTGAAGTTCATTATGCAACGACTCTTCAAATGAAGGCCGAATATACCTTTGTATATAGATTTAACCCATCTTGCATATTTACAGTAGGTGCCTTTGTTGATATTACTAGCTTTCATATGCCTTAAGTACAATGTGTGTGTGGTAGGATTACTGCATAAAATAATCAAGGGCCAGTATGAGTGGAAATAATAGACCAAGTGCATACTAATGGGTATGACATTTTGGTCAATGTTAACTTCTTGTTTGAAAGGAT
The genomic region above belongs to Myxocyprinus asiaticus isolate MX2 ecotype Aquarium Trade chromosome 23, UBuf_Myxa_2, whole genome shotgun sequence and contains:
- the LOC127413876 gene encoding WW domain binding protein 1-like isoform X3; the encoded protein is MRDGWGRMIAISRERDKVEPEPQFERERRTKLSAWFWLVLTLIIILGCCCLCHHRRAKHRLQQQQRQHEINLIAYREAHNYTSLPFYFRFLPGYLLPAYEEVENRPPTPPPPYSASQPGQSTSPVPLCSEQPDELCPALQCSPVASASENCSPGPCIEQPHSPTSHCPTRNTHKPYLSLEEDEQLQQVACATSHSLVKQSSEDLTKAGEQGLDCSPDINDKTPGRHRRFTGDSGIEVCVCSQGPGDGEEEEEMKELVGHLEGGLLEEQDFCDSCNPRSSSPHGLGVEEQGLATSDREPQRPPVCLHLHTINEQEGQHHGNHDPQS
- the LOC127413876 gene encoding WW domain binding protein 1-like isoform X1; the protein is MSYRVADVSKATGKGGMWGVEYIRLGMGLFVSNAVIGPVGSVSVEAAVTENRLLCFGVNNQSYICDSGHCCGESQCCSYYYEVWWFWLVLTLIIILGCCCLCHHRRAKHRLQQQQRQHEINLIAYREAHNYTSLPFYFRFLPGYLLPAYEEVENRPPTPPPPYSASQPGQSTSPVPLCSEQPDELCPALQCSPVASASENCSPGPCIEQPHSPTSHCPTRNTHKPYLSLEEDEQLQQVACATSHSLVKQSSEDLTKAGEQGLDCSPDINDKTPGRHRRFTGDSGIEVCVCSQGPGDGEEEEEMKELVGHLEGGLLEEQDFCDSCNPRSSSPHGLGVEEQGLATSDREPQRPPVCLHLHTINEQEGQHHGNHDPQS
- the LOC127413876 gene encoding WW domain binding protein 1-like isoform X2; its protein translation is MPFLQGFRQNRLLCFGVNNQSYICDSGHCCGESQCCSYYYEVWWFWLVLTLIIILGCCCLCHHRRAKHRLQQQQRQHEINLIAYREAHNYTSLPFYFRFLPGYLLPAYEEVENRPPTPPPPYSASQPGQSTSPVPLCSEQPDELCPALQCSPVASASENCSPGPCIEQPHSPTSHCPTRNTHKPYLSLEEDEQLQQVACATSHSLVKQSSEDLTKAGEQGLDCSPDINDKTPGRHRRFTGDSGIEVCVCSQGPGDGEEEEEMKELVGHLEGGLLEEQDFCDSCNPRSSSPHGLGVEEQGLATSDREPQRPPVCLHLHTINEQEGQHHGNHDPQS